A genomic window from Purpureocillium takamizusanense chromosome 2, complete sequence includes:
- a CDS encoding Type I Iterative PKS (SMCOG1022:Beta-ketoacyl synthase~EggNog:ENOG503NWH8~antiSMASH:Cluster_2.8~COG:I) yields the protein MAEPIAIVGMAMRLPGNVRTGNEFWRMLVEKRNGLCDVPQDRYNVNGFHDPSGKPSTFRMNKGYFLQDVDIAQFDTSFFSLSKAELERLDPQQRQLLEVAYECMEDAGATSWRGSNTGCYVGVFGDDWQDLNAKETLHKGGYRVTGYDDFVLGNRISYEFDLHGPSMTVKTGCSSSLVCLDMACEAIRKGDCDGSLVCGTGLIFSPTMTLALSDQGVLSPSGICKTFDASADGYGRGEAVNAIYIKRLSQAIEDGDSIRAVVRGTSVNCDGRTQAMLTPSPTAQESLIRRAYEQAGIQDMSRTAMVECHGTGTSVGDPLEATAVANCFGDQGVYITSVKPNVGHSEGAAGLTSLIKAVLAIEHRLIPPNIFFKSPNPAIPFSRCKLRVPVETEEWPAGRAERVSVNSFGIGGVNAHVIVESLQEYHNHDQLSPNGSISSASPAGDMTPTDSDSLEDVGSSESGSVDVFPNSNDVQSNGHSDPDEPMGHKGSGSKLQGHETRSTDSSITRSQNGYGLSQVEYPERPHLLLFSANSEPGLKDVIKTYQEFLPTSHPSLTDVAYTLALRRDHKTHRAFAIAGSKSSLELSQLETVKAPPRIAWIFTGQGAQWPQMGADLIDTNAVFQGTIRGLDAFLAGLPSPPPWTIEDELRKTAENSRVQKAEFGHPLSIAVQIGLIDVLKSWGLRPDSVLGHSSGEMAAAYASGSITAKAAMAAATFRGTTSTGGTAEKRGSMAAIGLGAHEMAPYMEPGVVIACENSQCSVTISGDSEQVEKVVQSVKAQREGVLARFLRVEKAFHSHHMLEYGPLYEEHLQPFVNSSSPIIPFYSSVTGKRLADDGCLGPAYWRRNMESPVLFNTALRSAMSAQEGRLVLIEIGPHPALKGPVGQILRDMGRSADVHVGTLHRDKGCDESLLQLAGKLFQQDVPVDFSHVLLPSGRHVANLPRYPWKRDNSYWAESRMTREWRFREHGPHELLGSRVIEVSNEPCWRTKLALDDVSWLSGHEVGGQVIFPGAGYISMVGEAIRQLHGELAYGLKNVSIKAGLVLEHGKTVEIVTNLSAVATDSSDEASWYTFSISSYDGTKWVKHCVGEARPSVDKAVQLSVQSPKDLARTVDGDEWYNILNRVGFNYTGLFRGLHGITAEPGDNRSAASVPSLGPSHTGKFAMHPAVMDQCFQLFTVAAYRGLGRNCKNIAVPTFIEEIIVRPTTHDLRVGATIHTLERGSFVGDLVAEQSGQLQLSLKGFKASALTRSDDEDERLPLITRLEWRPHAHFVSLADHLHPRPHIPREWPLFEEMMLLCAIDHLETIKLTEETQPHLRKFFSWMQDQVDKYQSGDNLFIANDRGLLELTKAQRLARIADIAADGEKSQYPAFGIAIHRLFQAAESIFSGETHPLHVLMKDDVLTQFYAVGDELNYASALRVLGHTNPRLRILEVGAGTGGTTVKVLKALTSSSGERLYSSYTYTDISAGFMASAKERFAGADGLQYATLDISQNPSEQGYQMGSYDLIIGSNVVHATPHLNVSLSHLRSLLSPGGKLFLQELCPDAKYVNYVMGFLPGWWLGESDNRPDEPYISPERWAEEMLAAGFAKPEAMVVDGATPYQQSAGIIASPAYETPRPPKVSLLSHSIDGAYVTEAKLVLEDLGFTVDVITFGQELPSHDVISLLDLQTFTVHDLDDASFRALVAQLQSLDLDSKIIWATRSAQVACTDPRTAMSLGLTRTARSELSTKLFTVEIDDKTDRLVAARCLADILLRRHSPQLDVESMDPDWEYAIIDGQVLVPRMHWQTMGDAFEQIDDESSQPTAKQLTVKTPGLLHTMGWSESERVPLKEGQVTVQTRAIGLNFRDVLIALGILDNSTREIGLEGSGMVTEVGPGVDKLRPGDRVIYMSSGCFTTHITLSQTLCVKLDDGLTFEQGAALPCVYATAAMALVDKANLQPGQTILIHSACGGVGLAAIQIAQMLGAEVFCTVGNEDKVRYLMDNHHIRRNRIFNSRDTSFLRDVMAVTSNKGVDVVLNSLSGELLHASWRCVAEFGTMIEIGKRDFRRRAKLSMEAFEANRTFVGLDLWQVSQVRPEQVARLLERCIKWMQEGLIKPGVIAKVWDAQQVQDAFRFMQGGRHIGKIIVRMPVESSVLESTKERPLPHLRPDRSYLLVGGLGGLGRSIATWMVENGARHLVFLSRSAQPGPHLERFVGELTAQGCEVQLVSGSVSSLDDVKQAVNSASKPIAGVMNFSMVLRDISLSDMSFADWTTAVSPKVEGTWNLHHAITSELDFFILCSSYSGIVGQWGQANYAAANTFLDAFVQYRHHQGLAASVIDIGVMGEVGFVSKNQDILGLFQKSGMRILKEQDLLDAMNLAILRSKPAQTQNPNGGYGSPGQILLGLVTSVPIASPNNRVVWKNDIRMSIYHNINGGRDSASAVATELDDITTLLKSAASDPSVLQDKESTVIIATAIASALANFLIKEDGSIKLDDSPEHAGLDSLVAMELRNWIRQRFGVDTTVMTIVQSTSIMSLGDYIREALVKRSR from the exons ATGGCGGAACCCATCGCCATAGTTGGCATGGCCATGCGACTTCCAGGAAACGTCCGTACCGGCAACGAATTCTGGCGGATGCTGGTTGAAAAGCGGAATGGGCTGTGCGACGTGCCTCAAGATCGATACAACGTCAATGGTTTTCACGACCCATCAGGCAAGCCCTCAACGTTCCGCATGAACAAAGGCTACTTCCTGCAAGACGTTGATATTGCCCAATTTGATacctccttcttctcgttGTCCAAAGCGGAGCTAGAGCGTCTCGACCCACAGCAACGGCAACTTCTCGAGGTTGCATACGAATGCATGGAAGATGCAGGCGCGACCTCGTGGCGAGGTAGCAATACAGGTTGCTATGTCGGTGTATTTGGCGACGATTGGCAGGACCTCAACGCCAAGGAAACCCTCCACAAGGGTGGATATCGGGTTACAGGATACGACGATTTTGTTCTAGGAAACCGAATCTCGTACGAATTCGACCTACACGGCCCCAG CATGACCGTCAAGACCGGATGCTCGTCATCTCTAGTGTGTTTAGACATGGCTTGCGAGGCAATACGGAAAGGCGACTGCGACGGCTCGTTGGTTTGCGGTACAGGGTTAATATTTTCTCCAACTATGACGCTCGCGCTTAGCGACCAAGGCGTGCTCTCCCCTTCAGGCATTTGCAAGACATTTGATGCCTCTGCAGATGGATACGGACGTGGCGAGGCTGTCAACGCCATTTACATCAAAAGACTGAGCCAGGCTATCGAAGATGGCGATTCGATCCGAGCGGTCGTTCGCGGAACTAGTGTGAATTGCGACGGGCGCACGCAGGCCATGCTGACGCCCAGCCCGACAGCCCAGGAGTCGCTCATCCGCCGTGCATACGAGCAGGCAGGGATCCAGGACATGTCGCGGACTGCCATGGTGGAGTGCCATGGCACAGGAACCAGTGTCGGCGACCCGCTGGAAGCCACCGCGGTCGCCAACTGCTTTGGGGATCAGGGAGTATACATTACTTCT GTCAAACCCAATGTCGGGCATTCAGAAGGAGCCGCGGGTCTCACTAGTCTCATCAAGGCTGTCCTGGCAATTGAGCACCGCCTAATACCGCCGAATATTTTCTTCAAGTCGCCCAACCCAGCCA TCCCCTTCTCGAGATGCAAACTGCGCGTCCCCGTCGAGACAGAGGAATGGCCAGCAGGCCGTGCTGAGCGAGTGAGCGTCAACTCATTCGGAatcggcggcgtcaatgCTCAC GTGATTGTCGAATCCCTGCAAGAGTACCATAATCACGACCAGTTATCGCCCAACGGTTCCATCAGTTCTGCGTCTCCGGCCGGCGACATGACGCCGACAGACAGCGATAGTCTCGAGGATGTCGGCAGTAGTGAGTCCGGCTCAGTCGACGTTTTTCCAAATAGCAACGACGTCCAAAGCAATGGCCACTCCGACCCCGACGAACCAATGGGACACAAAGGCAGCGGGTCTAAGCTGCAGGGCCATGAAACGCGCTCAACTGATTCTTCAATAACTCGAAGCCAGAATGGCTATGGTCTCAGCCAAGTCGAGTATCCGGAGCGCCCGCACCTCCTCCTATTCTCGGCCAACAGCGAACCGGGTCTTAAAGATGTGATCAAGACTTATCAGGAATTCCTTCCCACAAGCCATCCCTCTCTGACAGATGTAGCCTACACCCTGGCTCTTCGACGAGATCACAAGACCCACCGCGCCTTTGCGATCGCTGGGAGCAAGTCGTCACTGGAGCTGTCGCAGCTGGAGACGGTCAAAGCACCGCCAAGGATTGCATGGATTTTTACCGGGCAAGGTGCACAATGGCCACAAATGGGAGCGGATCTCATCGACACCAACGCTGTATTCCAGGGGACGATCCGCGGCCTGGACGCTTTCTTGGCCGGACTACCCAGCCCTCCGCCTTGGACCATTGAGGATGAGCTGCGAAAGACGGCTGAGAACAGTCGTGTTCAGAAGGCGGAATTCGGCCATCCCCTATCCATAGCCGTTCAAATTGGCCTCATCGACGTTTTGAAGTCGTGGGGTCTCAGGCCAGATTCGGTGCTTGGCCATTCTTCAGGCGAGATGGCCGCTGCATATGCCAGCGGCTCCATCACTGCCAAAGCCGCCATGGCAGCTGCCACGTTCcgcggcaccaccagcaccggcggcacAGCTGAGAAACGAGGTTCAATGGCGGCTATTGGTCTTGGCGCGCATGAAATGGCACCCTATATGGAGCCTGGTGTTGTGATCGCCTGTGAGAATAGCCAGTGCAGTGTCACCATTTCTGGAGATTCTGAGCAGGTTGAAAAGGTGGTTCAAAGCGTGAAGGCCCAGCGAGAGGGTGTCCTGGCGCGGTTTTTGCGTGTTGAGAAGGCCTTCCACTCCC ACCATATGCTCGAGTACGGGCCTCTGTACGAGGAGCACTTGCAGCCGTTCGTCAACAGTAGCTCTCCGATAATACCATTCTACTCATCTGTTACCGGTAAGAGGTTGGCTGACGATGGCTGCCTTGGACCCGCCTACTGGCGCAGGAACATGGAGAGCCCAGTCTTGTTTAACACTGCCCTGCGATCCGCCATGAGTGCGCAGGAGGGTCGTCTTGTGCTCATTGAGATTGGACCTCACCCAGCCCTCAAAGGCCCTGTCGGTCAAATTTTGCGAGACATGGGACGTTCGGCAGACGTTCACGTTGGAACGTTGCATCGTGACAAGGGCTGCGACGAGAGTCTGCTCCAGCTTGCTGGCAAGCTGTTCCAGCAAGACGTCCCTGTGGACTTCTCGCATGTGCTGTTGCCAAGTGGCCGCCATGTTGCAAACCTGCCTCGGTACCCATGGAAGCGAGACAACAGTTACTGGGCCGAGTCGCGCATGACGCGGGAGTGGAGGTTCCGGGAGCATGGCCCCCACGAGCTACTTGGATCTCGTGTTATCGAGGTCTCCAACGAGCCATGTTGGAGAACTAAACTTGCCCTCGATGATGTCTCCTGGCTTTCTGGCCATGAGGTGGGTGGCCAAGTCATTTTCCCCGGTGCGGGCTACATCTCCATGGTAGGTGAAGCTATTCGACAGCTCCATGGCGAATTGGCGTACGGCCTCAAGAATGTCAGCATAAAAGCCGGCTTGGTTCTGGAACACGGCAAAACGGTTGAGATTGTGACAAATTTGTCTGCGGTTGCCACAGACTCGTCTGACGAAGCGTCATGGTATACGTTTAGCATCAGCTCCTACGACGGCACGAAATGGGTCAAGCATTGCGTCGGTGAAGCAAGGCCGTCTGTCGACAAGGCAGTGCAACTCAGCGTTCAGTCACCCAAAGATTTGGCCAGAACcgtcgatggtgatgagTGGTACAACATACTCAATCGTGTTGGGTTCAACTACACAGGCCTGTTTCGTGGCCTGCACGGTATTACTGCGGAGCCGGGAGACAATCGGTCGGCAGCGTCTGTGCCGTCGCTGGGTCCATCGCACACCGGGAAGTTCGCGATGCATCCCGCCGTCATGGATCAATGCTTTCAGCTCTTCACCGTTGCCGCATACCGCGGGCTGGGCAGGAACTGTAAGAACATTGCTGTCCCAACTTTTATCGAAGAGATCATTGTGCGTCCCACGACACATGATCTGCGCGTTGGGGCAACCATCCACACTCTGGAGCGCGGCTCATTCGTGGGTGATCTTGTCGCCGAACAGTCTGGCCAGTTGCAGCTCTCACTCAAAGGGTTCAAGGCATCTGCATTGACAAGAagtgatgatgaagatgagaGATTGCCCTTGATCACTCGCTTGGAATGGAGACCCCACGCTCACTTCGTGTCGTTGGCGGATCACTTGCATCCTCGACCGCACATCCCCCGGGAATGGCCTCTTTTCGAAGAGATGATGCTTCTATGCGCCATTGATCACCTCGAAACCATAAAACTGACCGAGGAGACCCAACCGCATCTGCGCAAGTTCTTTTCGTGGATGCAAGATCAAGTCGACAAGTACCAGTCTGGGGACAACCTGTTTATTGCGAATGACCGAGGGTTGTTGGAGCTCACCAAGGCTCAACGACTTGCACGAATTGCAGACATTGCCGCGGATGGCGAAAAGTCTCAGTACCCAGCCTTTGGCATCGCTATCCACCGGCTCTTCCAAGCGGCCGAGTCAATTTTCAGTGGCGAGACACATCCGTTGCATGTTCTAATGAAGGACGACGTTCTCACGCAGTTCTATGCtgttggcgacgagctcAATTACGCCAGTGCCCTGCGCGTCTTGGGGCACACCAACCCCAGACTGAGGATCCTTGAAGTTGGTGCAGGCACCGGCGGTACGACGGTCAAGGTTCTCAAGGCGCTCACGTCGTCCTCTGGGGAGAGATTGTACAGCAGCTACACCTACACTGACATCTCTGCTGGCTTCATGGCCTCGGCAAAGGAGCGCTTCGCTGGAGCTGACGGCCTGCAATATGCCACTCTAGACATCTCACAGAACCCATCAGAACAAGGCTACCAGATGGGAAGCTACGATTTGATCATCGGTTCAAAT GTTGTTCACGCCACCCCTCACCTGAATGTCTCTCTTTCCCACCTCCGTAGCTTGCTGAGCCCCGGTGGGAAGCTCTTCTTACAGGAGCTATGCCCTG ATGCGAAATATGTCAACTATGTTATG GGTTTCTTGCCCGGCTGGTGGCTGGGTGAAAGTGACAACAGACCCGATGAGCCGTATATCTCCCCAGAAAGATGGGCCGAAGAGATGTTAGCGGCCGGCTTTGCCAAACCGGAGGCTATGGTGGTCGACGGTGCCACGCCTTATCAGCAGAGCGCAGGTATCATAGCCTCGCCAGCCTATGAGACACCAAGACCCCCGAAAGTATCGTTGCTTTCTCACAGCATCGATGGGGCGTACGTCACAGAAGCTAAGCTAGTTCTTGAAGACCTGGGGTTCACTGTTGATGTCATTACATTTGGACAAGAGCTGCCGAGCCACGATGTCATCAGTTTGCTGGACCTTCAGACTTTCACTGTCCATGATCTTGATGATGCCTCGTTTCGGGCACTAGTCGCGCAGCTCCAATCGCTTGACTTGGACTCCAAGATAATCTGGGCCACTCGCTCTGCGCAGGTCGCCTGTACGGACCCAAGGACTGCCATGAGCCTTGGTCTTACCAGAACCGCTCGTAGCGAGCTGTCTACCAAGTTGTTCACGGTCGAGATTGACGACAAGACCGACCGTTTGGTTGCTGCGAGATGCCTCGCGGATATTCTGCTGAGACGTCATAGCCCGCAATTAGACGTGGAGTCCATGGATCCGGACTGGGAGTATGCTATCATCGATGGCCAGGTTCTCGTTCCAAGAATGCACTGGCAGACCATGGGAGATGCCTTCGAGCaaatcgacgacgagagtTCTCAGCCTACGGCCAAGCAGCTCACTGTCAAGACTCCGGGATTGCTGCATACTATGGGCTGGAGCGAATCCGAGCGTGTACCTCTCAAAGAGGGACAGGTAACGGTTCAAACGAGAGCGATTGGGCTTAACTTCAGA GATGTTCTCATCGCCCTCGGTATTCTGGACAATAGCACGCGCGAAATCGGCCTCGAAGGCTCGGGCATGGTGACTGAAGTAGGCCCCGGAGTTGATAAGCTTCGGCCGGGTGATCGTGTCATATACATGTCAAGCGGCTGCTTCACTACGCACATTACATTGTCTCAAACGCTCTGCGTGAAGCTCGACGATGGCTTGACCTTTGAACAAGGCGCGGCACTGCCCTGTGTCTATGCTACAGCTGCAATGGCTCTCGTGGACAAAGCCAACCTACAGCCGGGACAG ACGATTCTCATTCACTCAGCCTGTGGTGGCGTTGGGCTTGCTGCGATTCAGATCGCTCAAATGCTTGGTGCCGAGGTATTCTGCACCGTGGGTAACGAAGACAAAGTCCGCTACCTCATGGACAACCATCACATCCGGCGCAACCGCATATTTAACTCACGCGATACATCGTTTTTACGGGATGTGATGGCTGTGACAAGCAACAAAGGTGTTGACGTCGTGCTAAACTCTCTCTCGGGAGAACTTCTTCATGCGTCGTGGCGATGTGTCGCGGAGTTTGGAACCATGATCGAGATTGGCAAGCGGGACTTCCGCCGCAGAGCCAAGCTCTCCATGGAGGCATTTGAGGCCAATCGCACATTTGTCGGTCTCGACCTTTGGCAGGTATCTCAGGTTCGCCCCGAGCAAGTTGCAAG GCTCTTGGAGCGTTGCATCAAGTGGATGCAGGAGGGATTGATCAAGCCTGGCGTCATCGCAAAGGTGTGGGATGCCCAACAGGTTCAAGACGCGTTTCGCTTCATGCAGGGTGGGCGGCACATCGGCAAGATCATTGTTAGGATGCCAGTGGAATCCAGCGTTCTCGAGTCGACCAAGGAGCGCCCTTTGCCACACCTTCGCCCTGACCGGAGCTATCTTCTCGTCGGTGGCTTGGGAGGCCTCGGTCGCTCTATCGCAACTTGGATGGTTGAGAATGGCGCACGCCATCTGGTCTTCCTCTCGCGGTCTGCTCAACCAGGCCCTCATCTGGAAAGGTTCGTGGGTGAACTCACCGCCCAGGGATGTGAAGTACAGCTGGTCTCAGGCAGCGTCAGCAGCTTGGACGACGTAAAGCAGGCGGTGAACAGTGCATCGAAGCCGATCGCCGGTGTCATGAACTTCTCCATGGTCTTGCGAGACATTTCGCTGTCGGACATGAGTTTTGCCGACTGGACGACTGCAGTCTCACCCAAGGTCGAGGGCACATGGAACCTTCACCATGCCATCACGTCCGAGCTGGATTTCTTCATCTTGTGTTCCTCATACAGTGGTATTGTTGGTCAATGGGGACAGGCGAACTATGCCGCAGCCAACACCTTCCTGGACGCGTTCGTCCAATATCGTCACCACCAAGGATTAGCGGCGTCCGTAATCGACATCGGCGTTATGGGCGAAGTGGGATTCGTGTCAAAGAACCAGGACATCTTAGGCCTTTTCCAGAAATCCGGCATGCGAATATTAAAGGAGCAGGATCTTCTTGATGCCATGAACTTGGCCATTCTACGGTCCAAACCTGCTCAGACCCAAAATCCTAATGGGGGGTACGGCAGCCCTGGACAGATTTTGCTTGGATTGGTCACGAGTGTGCCTATCGCCTCGCCCAACAACCGCGTCGTCTGGAAGAACGATATTCGCATGAGCATCTACCACAACATCAATGGCGGAAGGGACTCGGCATCTgcggtggcgacggagcTTGACGACATCACGACGCTGTTGAAGTCGGCTGCGTCCGACCCATCGGTGCTTCAAGATAAGGAGAGCACTGTCATCATTGCGACGGCCATTGCGTCTGCGTTGGCCAATTTTCTGATCAAAGAAGACGGCAGCATCAAATTGGACGACTCTCCGGAACATGCAGGCTTGGACTCTCTAGTCGCGATGGAGCTTCGGAATTGGATACGGCAGAGATTCGGGGTGGACACAACGGTGATGACCATTGTGCAGAGTACGTCGATTATGAGTTTGGGAGATTATATTAGGGAAGCTCTGGTCAAGCGCTCACGGTGA
- a CDS encoding uncharacterized protein (EggNog:ENOG503P3IZ~antiSMASH:Cluster_2.8~COG:S), with protein sequence MPRRNVTPCLSELVVGSFLLRPTAFTMTKEDWTLVTDRSQKKRIQNRVAQRTYRNRIKQRVEELEKEVSEYRRREQEAEGIKDGEASANGSSVAMQSSATDIRRSPGRDKENPAGPSRSNCTATSRDQSTSNNSDKSNDRASSSNSSYILDMEMADGDARPSDMGTMLQPGGSAIQSQCLAQPGHPRSQMPPQVAFASFPGFASPPLSQPYSLSPDWGWSNVASNMYRETLHQQSLPAFTGIGAGRQSSTCNGNAAGSDASYQLSSETSYLVRPGVQEHSHIPTPDGTMDIPTTTADRSSDGGSIGAPSPASSGSVSSTTPQRNYNNTITVDPSLRDRPLEERFEHLRQCMESLGLGSLEDSMGRYYTEDFDHDSDISQDQRNSRHSELPLLLAKLRTNAKGWSQWEAHGYQYEIIKSAETIARSERAECAASRTAFADVLVEIEKLPTETDGLDNSSLSKAFRPLTKLFQDKVPKLWALTESLVGCDESANQRQRRYTSLAIMLLLCCSGQVRKPQMTALIGSCMEIAYGSQA encoded by the exons ATGCCACGACGCAACGTAACTCCGTGTCTGTCAGAATTAGTCGTCGGGTCTTTCTTACTCAGGCCGACTGCTTTCACAATGACCAAAGAGGATTGGACGCTGGTAACCGACCGCAGCCAGAAGAAGAGAATACAGAATCGAGTCGCGCAGCGCACGTACC GCAACCGGATAAAACAGAGGGTAGAGGAACTTGAGAAAGAGGTCAGCGAATACAGACGTCGTGagcaggaggcggagggcATCAAAGATGGAGAAGCCAGTGCCAATGGCAGCAGTGTGGCTATGCAAAGCAGTGCCACGGACATCCGCAGAAGCCCGGGGCGAGACAAAGAGAACCCAGCCGGACCCAGCCGTTCGAACTGTACCGCCACGAGCAGAGACCAAAGTACCAGCAACAATAGCGATAAGAGCAACgacagggccagcagcagcaacagcagttACATTTTAGATATGGAGATGGCAGATGGAGATGCGAGGCCCAGCGACATGGGGACGATGCTGCAACCGGGAGGCTCGGCGATACAGTCCCAGTGCTTGGCGCAACCAGGCCATCCGCGATCGCAAATGCCCCCGCAAGTTGCCTTTGCATCCTTCCCCGGATTTGCCTCTCCGCCTTTGTCTCAGCCCTACAGTCTCAGCCCGGACTGGGGCTGGTCAAATGTCGCCAGCAACATGTACCGAGAGACCCTGCATCAACAGAGCCTGCCTG CTTTCACTGGTATCGGTGCAGGCAGACAAAGCAGCACATGCAACGGTAACGCGGCGGGCTCGGACGCGTCGTATCAGCTGTCATCTGAAACTTCTTATTTAGTCCGGCCAGGAGTTCAAGAACACAGCCACATTCCGACACCAGATGGGACCATGGATATTCCCACCACAACTGCAGACCGGTCCTCAGACGGGGGCTCCATAGGAGCTCCTAGTCCTGCTAGCTCAGGGAGCGTCTCAAGCACGACACCTCAACGGAACTACAACAACACAATTACAGTGGACCCATCTCTGAGAGACAGGCCATTAGAGGAGAGATTTGAGCATCTTCGTCAGTGCATGGAGAGTCTGGGCCTGGGAAGCCTCGAGGACAGTATGGGACGGTATTACACAGAAGACTTCGACCACGACTCCGATATATCACAGGATCAGCGCAACAGTAGACACAGCGAGCTACCTCTGTTGCTGGCCAAACTGCGTACAAACGCAAAAGGGTGGTCGCAGTGGGAGGCGCACGGCTATCAATATGAGATCATCAAGTCCGCAGAGACCATTGCTCGCTCTGAGAGAGCCGAATGCGCCGCATCACGAACGGCGTTTGCAGATGTCTTGGTCGAGATCGAGAAGCTGCCTACCGAGACTGATGGGTTGGACAATTCTTCATTATCAAAGGCATTCCGACCTTTAACAAAACTGTTTCAGGACAAG GTTCCAAAGTTGTGGGCATTGACCGAGTCGCTCGTCGGCTGCGACGAGAGCGCGAACCAAAGACAGCGCCGTTATACGTCTCTCGCCATCATGTTACTTCTTTGTTGCTCTGGCCAAGTTCGAAAGCCGCAGATGACAGCGTTGATTGGTAGTTGCATGGAAATTGCGTATGGCAGTCAGGCCTAG
- a CDS encoding uncharacterized protein (TransMembrane:2 (i31-49o69-89i)~COG:Q~SMCOG1034:cytochrome P450~antiSMASH:Cluster_2.8~EggNog:ENOG503NWCS): MMPTTSEQAFAIVGGVATHLLHFKHGERHAYPWRYVAILLAGSVSLWAVKWSREGSATSLLAVTSSTSVLLILYLAGLASSVCLYRLFFNPLNRFPGPFAARLSKLYFVYLSSDLRGHRQLHALHQKYGRYVRVGPNDLSIVDPNGMKIVLGANSKCIKSAWYGQDMPYISTNTTRDRAAHDRRRRILAPAFNDKALRGYASRLQKFHDLLTSQIDASSGKPMNVTKWFGYWGMDMMCDIVFNGSFNMLASGETHSALQVVGDGLHLQGFALPPWLYRVFATIPKSNSGNRGLAAFAATQLENRMQQQGKTAHADMMQPLIEHYDRLTSETKRAILPLLQGDSRMLIVAGSDTTSTTLVHMFYRFCKEAGLVNRVREEVEPLVSDPNLISYSDIRQAQLLHACINETLRLHYPGPSGFFRKTPPEGIRIGEQHVPGDTIIQMPPYVMGLDEQVYDQCREFVPERWYSRPEMIKHKDAFLPFLAGSESCIGKNLAYIQLAVVASQIILQFDVAFAPGEDGSKLVQDSKDLGMLHPEELHVVFTRRNKRHS, translated from the exons ATGATGCCAACCACTTCAGAACAGGCTTttgccatcgtcggcggagTCGCGACACACCTTCTACACTTCAAGCATGGAGAAAGGCATGCATACCCTTGGCGATATGTGGCCATACTTCTCGCTGGGTCGGTATCCCTCTGGGCCGTCAAGTGGTCACGAGAAGGCAGCGCCACGTCACTTCTCGCAGTCACCTCAAGCACATCAGTGCTGTTAATTCTTTATCTAGCTGGCCTAGCGAGCAGTGTTTGTCTTTACCGACTATTTTTCAACCCGTTGAATCGGTTTCCAGGACCATTTGCAGCGAGATTGTCCAAGCTATACTTTGTATACCTGAGTTCCGACCTCCGTGGACACCGACAGCTCCACGCCTTGCACCAAAAATATGGCCGATATGTTCGCGTTGGACCCAACGACCTCTCCATTGTGGACCCGAACGGCATGAAGATCGTCCTCGGAGCAAACTCGAAATGCATCAAGTCGGCTTGGTACGGTCAAGACATGCCGTATATCTCGACCAACACAACGCGCGATCGGGCTGCCCACGATAGGAGACGTCGCATCCTCGCGCCGGCATTCAACGACAAGGCGCTCCGAGGCTACGCTTCGCGCCTACAAAAGTTTCACGACCTGCTCACATCTCAAATCGATGCCTCATCGGGAAAGCCAATGAACGTCACGAAGTGGTTCGGGTACTGGGGCATGGACATGATGTGTGACATTGTCTTCAATGGGTCCTTCAATAtgctcgccagcggcgagaCGCACTCGGCGCTTCAGGTGGTGGGAGACGGACTGCATCTTCAAGGCTTCGCGCTGCCACCCTGGCTATACCGGGTATTTGCCACCATTCCCAAGTCCAATTCCGGGAATCGCggcttggccgcctttgCGGCGACGCAGCTGGAGAACCGCATGCAACAGCAGGGCAAGACAGCCCACGCGGACATGATGCAGCCGCTGATCGAGCACTACGACCGGCTGACCTCGGAAACGAAGCGAGCAATACTGCCCCTTCTCCAAGGCGATTCCCGCATGTTGATTGTTGCAGGCAGCGATACGACGTCGACAACGCTGGTACACATGTTTTATCGGTTCTGCAAGGAGGCGGGCCTCGTCAACAGAGTGCGGGAAGAGGTGGAGCCGCTTGTATCCGACCCGAACCTGATCTCGTACTCGGACATTCGCCAGGCCCAGCTGCTCCATGCGTGCATCAACGAGACACTGCGGTTGCATTACCCTGGGCCATCTGGCTTTTTCCGGAAGACTCCTCCCGAGGGAATCCGCATTGGTGAGCAGCACGTGCCAGGGGACACCATCATTCAGATGCCGCCCTACGTCATGGGCCTAG ACGAGCAAGTGTACGATCAATGCCGCGAGTTTGTGCCCGAAAGGTGGTACTCGAGGCCTGAAATGATCAAGCACAAGGACGCATTTTTGCCATTCCTGGCTGGATCAGAATCCTGCATAGGCAAAAACCTGGCCTACATACAGCTGGCGGTGGTTGCGTCTCAGATCATCCTCCAATTCGACGTGGCGTTTGCTCCCGGCGAAGATGGTAGCAAGCTTGTACAAGACTCCAAGGATCTCGGCATGCTACATCCGGAGGAACTACACGTTGTTTTCACTCGTCGTAACAAGAGACATTCGTGA